One genomic window of Syngnathoides biaculeatus isolate LvHL_M chromosome 13, ASM1980259v1, whole genome shotgun sequence includes the following:
- the LOC133511003 gene encoding lymphocyte antigen 6S-like: protein MKWLLLVLSFALVFTAGEGLKCYKCLETIDSNTCNLKVEECQDSGDVCVTTMHVTFGGPVQSCLPRIQCTYLEDSGFDVVHCCKTDLCNKV from the exons ATGAAGTGGCTGCTCTTGGTTTTAAGCTTTGCCCTGGTCTTCACAGCAG GTGAAGGTCTGAAGTGCTATAAGTGCCTGGAAACAATAGACTCGAACACATGTAATCTCAAAGTGGAGGAGTGTCAAGACAGTGGGGACGTTTGCGTGACTACCATGCACGTCACGTTTG GTGGCCCAGTTCAGTCATGCCTCCCTAGAATTCAGTGCACTTACCTAGAAGACAGTGGCTTCGATGTAGTGCACTGCTGCAAAACCGACTTGTGCAACAAAGTCTAA